Proteins encoded within one genomic window of Gemmatimonadota bacterium:
- a CDS encoding NAD(P)-dependent oxidoreductase, whose amino-acid sequence MKILITGITGRIGGNLAAQLVEQGHQVRGLVWPKDPRVEKFEGIDLELIEGSLTEYEDVEKVTDGVDVIYHLGAAFQGGGPFKDNDYFEINLRGTFHMLKAAQQRNIKQFIFASTDALYAKYPPEGMDKPIREDEMPREPSGWYALSKSVGEEMCYGYWRAHQLPITILRFCLVVGAGEILDFRQFYLSKLKGLPELKALWRGEERLLLLKDMKGRSYKKHIADVRDIVHGCICALNKTQAAGHAIQLGGPRPFTWAEAIPYLSQRLNIPYQEAIIHGAPTHYEFDLTKARDLIGFNPQYDIIRMIEDAIAYREGKTINVLPTE is encoded by the coding sequence ATGAAAATACTCATCACTGGCATCACAGGGCGTATCGGCGGCAACCTGGCGGCGCAACTCGTTGAACAGGGGCATCAGGTTCGCGGGCTTGTATGGCCCAAAGACCCGCGCGTAGAAAAATTTGAGGGTATTGACCTCGAACTCATCGAAGGCAGCCTCACCGAATACGAAGACGTGGAAAAAGTCACTGACGGCGTCGATGTAATCTATCACCTCGGCGCGGCCTTTCAGGGAGGCGGTCCATTTAAGGACAACGACTACTTCGAAATCAACCTGCGCGGCACATTCCACATGCTCAAAGCCGCACAACAACGCAACATCAAACAATTCATCTTTGCAAGCACAGACGCGCTCTACGCCAAATATCCCCCCGAAGGAATGGACAAACCCATCCGGGAAGACGAAATGCCCAGAGAACCGAGCGGTTGGTACGCCCTATCCAAATCCGTCGGTGAAGAAATGTGCTACGGATACTGGCGCGCCCACCAACTGCCCATCACCATCCTGCGCTTTTGCCTCGTCGTCGGCGCAGGCGAAATCCTCGACTTCCGCCAATTTTACCTGAGCAAACTCAAAGGACTTCCCGAACTCAAAGCACTGTGGCGCGGCGAAGAACGCCTCCTCCTGCTCAAAGACATGAAAGGCCGCTCCTACAAAAAACACATTGCCGACGTACGCGACATAGTACACGGCTGCATCTGTGCCTTAAACAAAACACAAGCCGCCGGACACGCCATTCAACTCGGCGGACCGCGACCATTCACATGGGCCGAAGCCATCCCGTACTTGTCCCAACGCCTGAACATACCCTACCAGGAAGCCATCATACACGGCGCGCCTACACATTACGAATTCGACCTGACCAAAGCGCGCGACCTGATCGGCTTTAATCCGCAATACGACATCATTCGCATGATCGAAGATGCCATCGCCTACCGAGAGGGAAAAACCATCAACGTCTTGCCCACGGAATAG
- a CDS encoding pyridoxal-phosphate dependent enzyme, whose protein sequence is MAVISRDELRARIGKVPRVSLGHLPTPLEFCERLTEAVGGPKIYIKRDDCTGLAFGGNKTRQLEFTIAQGLVRGADVLIGGAGSQSNHSRQLAAAAAKIGVDCALVLVKDHKSGSTQGNLLLDNLLGAYVDLIDVETQELLDDAKQTLIEKFERRGRKPFVVMQPANRPFGAMGYALCMAEMMDQFDAIGETPTTVVVCSGSCTQPGLIFGKTALGLDMRIVGVRPILWSYDLKDAFLVILRKMAEILDVDVAFDESMIENVDRYVGEEGYGYCSPEGNDAIRLLAQTEGILLEPIYTGKTLAGLIDMVNQGEIGKDETVVMVHTGGTPALFAYTEELLD, encoded by the coding sequence ATGGCTGTTATTTCCCGTGATGAACTGAGAGCACGTATTGGCAAGGTGCCGCGTGTGTCTCTGGGGCATTTGCCCACGCCGCTCGAGTTTTGCGAGCGGTTGACTGAAGCGGTTGGAGGTCCCAAGATTTATATTAAACGCGATGATTGTACGGGTCTGGCGTTTGGCGGCAATAAGACGCGGCAGTTGGAGTTTACGATTGCACAGGGTCTGGTTCGCGGTGCAGATGTGCTTATCGGAGGTGCGGGGTCTCAGTCCAATCACAGTCGGCAGTTGGCGGCGGCAGCGGCAAAGATAGGGGTGGATTGTGCGCTGGTTCTGGTGAAGGACCACAAGAGCGGCAGTACGCAGGGCAATTTGCTGTTGGATAATTTATTGGGTGCTTATGTTGATCTGATCGATGTTGAAACGCAGGAGTTGTTGGACGATGCCAAGCAGACACTGATAGAAAAATTTGAGCGCAGAGGGCGAAAGCCTTTTGTGGTGATGCAACCGGCCAATCGCCCGTTTGGCGCAATGGGTTACGCGCTGTGTATGGCCGAGATGATGGATCAGTTTGATGCGATAGGCGAAACGCCTACTACTGTTGTCGTGTGTTCGGGCAGTTGTACACAGCCGGGTTTGATTTTTGGGAAGACCGCTTTGGGTCTGGATATGCGGATTGTGGGTGTGAGGCCCATTTTGTGGTCTTATGATCTCAAAGACGCATTTTTGGTTATATTGAGAAAAATGGCGGAGATTTTGGATGTGGATGTTGCGTTTGATGAATCTATGATTGAAAATGTGGATCGGTATGTCGGTGAGGAGGGGTATGGGTATTGTTCACCCGAGGGCAATGACGCGATACGGCTATTGGCGCAAACAGAGGGGATTTTGCTGGAGCCGATTTATACGGGCAAGACGCTGGCGGGTTTGATCGATATGGTGAACCAGGGCGAGATTGGCAAAGATGAGACGGTGGTGATGGTGCATACGGGAGGGACGCCTGCGTTATTTGCTTATACAGAGGAGTTATTGGATTAG
- the betC gene encoding choline-sulfatase, whose amino-acid sequence MSRPNILMIISDQMTPFLTGAYGHPVVQTPALNALAENGIRFDAAYTPFPLCSPARACFMTGNNAAKIGAYDNGAELRSDIPTFAHHLTRAGYDTVLSGKMHFIGADQLHGFSRRLTTDIYPEDFRWVKPEWIHIKETRGENYRAIMEQRGRYNAANYDGHKLRIDTWHGPLSYDEETHFRSLEYLHAVGAQKNPKPFLLCASYHHPHEPFWPPQSYWDMYENADIEIPALPDNLDDTYSMMDKWLNAYHGTRKHDLRDPDALYKLRRAYYGLVTYMDDKVGELLASLKENGLDDNTIVIFFSDHGDMLCEKEMVQKRTFYDWSSRVPFFIRFPDHYKAGSTIDQPVSLIDLLPTLCDMAGTEDHYPCDGTSLMPLIEGAETEDREIFVEAHEAVGAPCVMIRKNNYKYNHIHGHEPQLFDLDADPGEWNNLSGQPDHAKTETYLRTRILDNYDLDAIAEANLDSLYRRQLIHEAMQANGTSWAYNPIFDPTKNAQAQYLP is encoded by the coding sequence ATGTCCCGCCCCAACATACTCATGATCATCTCAGACCAGATGACGCCCTTTCTCACGGGTGCTTATGGCCATCCCGTCGTCCAAACACCTGCGCTAAACGCGCTGGCAGAAAACGGCATACGCTTTGACGCGGCCTATACGCCTTTCCCTCTCTGTTCACCTGCACGCGCCTGCTTCATGACGGGGAACAACGCCGCAAAAATCGGCGCGTATGACAACGGGGCTGAACTCCGCTCGGACATCCCCACATTTGCCCACCACCTCACCCGCGCCGGATATGACACCGTCCTCTCCGGCAAAATGCACTTCATAGGCGCCGATCAACTCCACGGCTTCAGTCGCCGCCTCACCACAGACATCTACCCGGAAGATTTCCGGTGGGTCAAGCCCGAATGGATACACATCAAAGAAACCAGAGGAGAAAATTACCGGGCCATCATGGAACAGCGAGGCAGGTATAACGCCGCAAATTACGACGGACACAAGCTCCGAATCGACACCTGGCACGGTCCCCTCAGCTACGACGAAGAAACGCACTTCCGATCACTGGAATATCTCCACGCCGTCGGCGCACAGAAAAATCCCAAACCCTTCCTCCTGTGCGCGTCTTACCACCATCCCCACGAACCCTTCTGGCCGCCTCAGTCCTATTGGGATATGTACGAAAATGCGGACATCGAAATCCCCGCCTTACCAGACAACCTGGACGACACATACTCCATGATGGACAAATGGCTCAACGCCTATCACGGCACGCGCAAACACGACCTGCGCGACCCGGACGCCCTCTACAAACTGCGCCGCGCCTATTACGGACTCGTCACATATATGGACGACAAAGTCGGGGAACTACTCGCCTCGCTAAAAGAAAATGGCCTGGACGACAACACCATCGTCATCTTCTTTTCCGATCACGGCGACATGCTCTGCGAAAAAGAAATGGTCCAAAAACGAACCTTCTACGACTGGTCCAGCCGCGTACCCTTCTTTATCCGCTTTCCAGACCATTACAAAGCCGGCAGCACAATCGACCAGCCCGTCTCGCTCATTGACCTGTTGCCCACCTTATGCGATATGGCAGGCACAGAAGACCACTACCCTTGCGACGGCACCAGCCTGATGCCCCTCATTGAAGGCGCGGAAACAGAAGACCGAGAAATTTTTGTTGAAGCTCACGAAGCAGTCGGCGCCCCCTGCGTCATGATTCGCAAAAACAATTACAAATACAACCACATCCACGGACACGAACCACAGCTTTTTGACCTCGACGCCGACCCGGGCGAATGGAATAATCTCAGCGGTCAGCCAGACCATGCAAAAACCGAAACCTATCTTCGCACGCGCATCCTCGACAACTACGACCTCGACGCCATAGCCGAAGCCAATTTAGACAGCCTGTATCGCAGACAACTCATCCACGAGGCAATGCAAGCCAATGGCACATCCTGGGCGTACAATCCAATCTTTGACCCAACCAAAAACGCACAGGCACAGTACCTTCCATAA
- a CDS encoding phytanoyl-CoA dioxygenase family protein has protein sequence MSALSPEQVEFFFQNGYLSIGKLLEDEHIEILRREYDREFEAARKDNRFRNLAIGNTDDLSEKNKAPTQMLQIMQMCERNLHYRELIYYDPILDIAESLIGPNIQLFHDQALFKPAHNGDAVFWHQDNGYWQCMPANLVSCWLTLDDADVENGAMHVIPGSHLRPFTHERSSQTDALFDLEDQVEISRAEIIELPAGGVMFHHCQTLHYTPPNHTDRQRRAFAIHFMIPGTKRQNTGEYMPVSFGRPMLRMHI, from the coding sequence ATGTCTGCATTATCTCCGGAGCAAGTCGAATTTTTTTTTCAGAACGGCTATCTCTCGATTGGCAAACTTCTCGAGGATGAACATATTGAGATATTGCGCCGGGAATACGATCGCGAATTTGAAGCCGCGCGGAAGGATAACCGCTTTCGCAATCTCGCTATTGGCAATACCGATGATCTCAGTGAAAAAAACAAGGCGCCCACACAAATGCTACAAATTATGCAAATGTGTGAGCGCAATCTGCACTATCGGGAACTGATCTACTACGATCCCATACTCGATATTGCCGAGTCGCTCATCGGTCCAAATATTCAACTTTTCCACGATCAGGCGCTCTTCAAGCCCGCACATAATGGAGATGCGGTTTTCTGGCATCAAGACAATGGGTACTGGCAATGTATGCCAGCGAATCTCGTCTCATGCTGGCTCACTCTGGACGATGCCGATGTAGAGAACGGAGCTATGCACGTCATTCCCGGCTCTCATCTGCGGCCATTTACCCATGAGCGTTCATCTCAAACCGATGCGCTGTTTGATCTCGAAGATCAGGTGGAGATATCCAGAGCCGAAATTATCGAGTTGCCCGCCGGTGGCGTTATGTTCCACCATTGCCAAACCCTGCACTACACACCGCCGAATCACACGGACCGCCAGCGTCGGGCCTTTGCCATCCATTTTATGATCCCCGGTACAAAACGCCAGAATACCGGGGAGTACATGCCCGTTTCATTCGGCCGTCCCATGTTGCGTATGCACATTTGA
- a CDS encoding sulfatase-like hydrolase/transferase, with the protein MPNLSNRPNILFFFPDQLRFDWIGSNPDIAVRTPNLDRLEKNGATFSKTVCPAPVCAPSRACVAAGTEYDNCPVKGNSDDYPTDRATVYSMLRDSGYHTLGCGKFDLNKGTCTSNLPAWGLDGKRHLNEWGFSDGINNEGKIDGANSGREKPQGPYLQYLEERGLRQIHLNDFANRKGQRSTFPTPLPDDAYCDNWIGQNGRDLIQSVPEGKPWFIQVNFNGPHLPLDITESMAKLYEGVDFPQPNRNDQLTPDELLEARRNYSAMVENIDHQVGLYLDLLEERGELDNTLIVFSSDHGEMLGDHNSWGKGKPLHPSASVPLVISGPGVQQGITHDLPTTNLDLTATFLDYADLDIPDDMDSRSLRNLLEGTTSTHRDIVLSGLGNWRMAYDGHYKYIEGFGDTPMLFDLDTDPLENNNIIDDPVVSAHIERLKAELIQ; encoded by the coding sequence ATGCCAAACCTATCGAATCGCCCCAACATCCTCTTCTTTTTTCCCGACCAACTTCGCTTTGATTGGATCGGCAGCAATCCCGACATAGCGGTACGCACGCCCAATCTGGATCGCCTTGAAAAAAACGGGGCGACATTCTCCAAAACCGTCTGCCCCGCACCTGTATGCGCGCCCAGTCGCGCCTGCGTTGCAGCCGGCACAGAATACGACAACTGTCCCGTCAAAGGAAACAGCGACGACTATCCCACAGACCGCGCCACTGTTTACAGCATGCTCCGCGACAGCGGATACCACACACTGGGATGTGGAAAATTCGACCTCAACAAAGGCACCTGCACATCCAACCTGCCAGCCTGGGGACTGGATGGCAAACGCCATTTGAACGAATGGGGATTCTCGGACGGCATCAACAACGAAGGCAAAATAGACGGCGCCAACAGCGGGCGCGAAAAACCGCAAGGACCCTATTTGCAATACCTCGAAGAGCGCGGCCTGCGCCAGATACACCTCAACGACTTTGCCAACCGCAAAGGCCAGCGCAGTACTTTTCCCACGCCACTGCCCGATGACGCCTATTGCGACAACTGGATCGGGCAAAATGGCCGGGACCTCATCCAATCAGTTCCCGAGGGCAAACCCTGGTTCATACAGGTCAATTTCAACGGGCCCCACCTGCCCCTGGACATCACGGAAAGCATGGCAAAACTCTACGAAGGTGTTGACTTCCCGCAGCCGAACCGCAACGACCAGCTCACGCCCGATGAACTCCTTGAAGCCAGACGAAACTACTCCGCCATGGTCGAAAACATCGACCATCAGGTTGGTCTCTACTTAGACCTGCTCGAAGAACGGGGCGAATTGGACAATACCCTCATCGTCTTTTCCTCGGATCACGGTGAAATGCTCGGCGACCACAACTCCTGGGGCAAGGGCAAACCCCTGCACCCCTCGGCCAGCGTGCCCCTCGTCATCTCAGGTCCCGGTGTACAACAGGGCATAACCCATGACCTGCCCACGACCAACCTGGACCTCACCGCCACCTTCCTCGACTACGCGGACCTGGACATCCCCGACGACATGGACAGTCGATCCCTCCGCAACCTCCTCGAAGGCACAACCAGTACGCATCGAGACATCGTCCTATCCGGTCTGGGCAACTGGCGCATGGCTTATGACGGCCACTACAAATACATCGAAGGATTTGGCGACACCCCCATGCTCTTTGACCTGGACACCGACCCCCTCGAAAACAACAACATCATCGACGACCCGGTCGTCTCAGCGCATATTGAACGGCTGAAAGCAGAGTTGATACAATGA